The proteins below come from a single Salinilacihabitans rarus genomic window:
- a CDS encoding bacterio-opsin activator domain-containing protein gives MSILGASILLRLVGIVYSVLLLYYSRDRRFAFLTVMLGLMASRQLWTARTSVGTNFDELPGFVVSVLAVATVHYLAQYVEEENRIKDELAAANDRLRSFRKAVEHAGHAIFLTDPDGRIEYANPATADVTGYEPVEVVGETPRLWKSGEHDEAFYAELWETITDGEIWDGEIVNRRKDGDLCWVDMTIAPITDEDGAVEQFVAVDTDVTERKERELRIREQHARLDLLNTTNEVVRDVNRELVRADSREEVEAAACERFAAASPYESAWLATRNAVNDTVRARAHTGIDDAAMDEIVATVNDAGRETVVDLALETDATQIARPDGSCAGDGDCTCYVHADAAATVAIPLSYRDAHYGALVLHANDADATDALDVEVLDELGETIAYAINAAESKRSLVTDRVTALTFRLTPEDDPLPALAAALDCSLDLKRVSASDDGTPVEFVDVEGVDADAVLEYAAGADVIDAARLVCESDDGALFRFDVREPSIVTTLAEYGAVVRSLSADGAESRLSAELPETTDVRSVVEAVSANHPGADLVGRRERDRAPETRGRFRATVEDRFTDRQLEAVEMAHFSGFYEWPRETSGEELADRMGVCQSTFLQHLRAGQRKVFEAFFDADDASMGVRRGGVPAEAD, from the coding sequence GTGAGCATCCTCGGGGCCTCCATCCTGCTTCGGCTCGTCGGCATCGTGTACTCGGTCCTGTTGCTGTACTACAGCCGGGACCGCCGGTTTGCCTTCCTGACCGTGATGCTCGGGCTGATGGCGTCGCGACAGCTCTGGACGGCCCGGACGAGCGTCGGCACCAACTTCGACGAACTCCCCGGTTTCGTCGTGAGCGTCCTCGCCGTCGCGACGGTCCACTACCTCGCGCAGTACGTCGAGGAGGAAAACCGGATCAAAGACGAGTTGGCCGCCGCCAACGACCGGCTGCGCAGTTTCCGCAAGGCCGTCGAACACGCCGGGCACGCGATCTTCCTCACCGACCCGGACGGCCGGATCGAGTACGCCAACCCGGCGACGGCGGACGTCACGGGGTACGAGCCGGTGGAGGTCGTCGGGGAGACGCCGCGTCTCTGGAAGTCCGGCGAGCACGACGAGGCGTTCTACGCGGAGCTCTGGGAGACGATCACCGACGGCGAGATCTGGGACGGCGAGATCGTCAACCGGCGGAAGGACGGCGACCTCTGCTGGGTCGACATGACCATCGCGCCGATCACCGACGAGGACGGCGCCGTCGAGCAGTTCGTCGCCGTCGACACCGACGTCACCGAGCGCAAGGAGCGGGAACTGCGCATCCGCGAGCAGCACGCGCGGCTCGACCTGCTCAACACGACGAACGAGGTCGTCCGCGACGTCAACCGCGAACTCGTCCGGGCCGACTCGCGCGAGGAGGTCGAGGCCGCGGCCTGCGAGCGGTTCGCCGCCGCCTCCCCCTACGAGTCGGCGTGGCTCGCCACCCGGAACGCGGTCAACGACACCGTCCGGGCGAGAGCCCACACCGGCATCGACGACGCGGCGATGGACGAAATCGTCGCGACCGTCAACGACGCCGGCCGGGAGACCGTCGTCGACCTCGCGCTCGAAACCGACGCGACCCAGATCGCACGCCCCGACGGGAGCTGCGCCGGCGACGGCGACTGTACGTGTTACGTCCACGCCGACGCCGCCGCGACGGTCGCCATCCCGCTGTCGTACCGGGACGCCCACTACGGCGCGCTCGTCCTCCACGCGAACGACGCCGACGCCACCGACGCGCTGGACGTCGAGGTGCTCGACGAACTCGGCGAGACCATCGCCTACGCGATCAACGCCGCCGAGAGCAAGCGCTCGCTGGTGACCGACCGCGTCACGGCGCTGACCTTCCGGCTGACCCCCGAGGACGACCCGCTGCCGGCGCTCGCGGCGGCGCTCGACTGCTCGCTCGACCTGAAGCGCGTCTCCGCCAGCGACGACGGGACGCCCGTCGAGTTCGTCGACGTCGAGGGGGTCGACGCCGACGCCGTGCTGGAGTACGCGGCCGGCGCCGACGTCATCGACGCCGCGCGCCTCGTCTGTGAGTCCGACGACGGCGCGCTGTTCCGGTTCGACGTCCGGGAGCCGTCGATCGTCACCACTCTGGCGGAGTACGGCGCCGTCGTCCGGTCGCTGTCGGCCGACGGCGCCGAGAGCCGGCTGAGCGCCGAACTCCCGGAGACGACCGACGTCCGCAGCGTCGTCGAGGCCGTCTCCGCCAACCACCCGGGCGCGGACCTCGTCGGCCGGCGCGAGCGCGACCGGGCGCCGGAGACCCGCGGGCGCTTCCGGGCGACCGTCGAGGATCGGTTCACCGACCGCCAACTCGAAGCCGTCGAGATGGCCCACTTCAGCGGCTTCTACGAGTGGCCCCGCGAGACGAGCGGCGAGGAACTCGCCGACCGCATGGGCGTCTGCCAGTCGACGTTCCTCCAGCACCTCCGGGCCGGCCAGCGGAAGGTCTTCGAGGCGTTCTTCGACGCCGACGACGCCTCGATGGGGGTGCGCCGCGGCGGCGTTCCCGCCGAAGCGGATTAG
- a CDS encoding 4Fe-4S dicluster domain-containing protein, whose protein sequence is MSRSDEPLPTVPEPSDGGSTDAAMDVEATDPREELAKTTYSTDLGLAMAEDARRVGRGELSSDAYWEKYDRDATAEFGEAYRETPNPAVDYDDGTIDDETAESLACSVGPMASVAAALGDADEAADGEGDGETTWGMVIDLQKCVGCESCTVACKAENRTPPGVSYNVVLERETGTYPNVTRTNVPRPCMQCENPPCVQVCPVSATYKMDNGVVNIDYDRCIGCRYCMVACPYDARYFDFGENYDDEVEGSGEITSPEYGVDRGPREDGESPIGNVRKCTFCHHRLERGEEPACVETCVGDARYMGNLDDPDSEVSELASSSRATQLKEKEGTDPNVYYLK, encoded by the coding sequence GTGAGCCGCTCGGACGAGCCGCTGCCGACCGTGCCGGAGCCGTCCGACGGGGGATCGACCGACGCCGCGATGGACGTCGAAGCGACGGACCCGCGGGAGGAACTCGCGAAGACGACCTACTCGACCGACCTCGGCCTCGCGATGGCCGAGGACGCGCGCCGCGTGGGTCGCGGCGAACTCTCGAGCGACGCGTACTGGGAGAAGTACGACCGCGACGCGACCGCGGAGTTCGGCGAGGCCTACCGCGAGACGCCGAACCCCGCGGTCGACTACGACGACGGAACGATCGACGACGAGACGGCCGAGTCGCTCGCCTGTTCGGTGGGGCCGATGGCGAGCGTCGCCGCGGCCCTCGGCGACGCCGACGAGGCCGCCGACGGCGAGGGCGACGGCGAGACGACGTGGGGCATGGTCATCGACCTGCAGAAGTGCGTCGGCTGTGAGTCCTGTACGGTCGCGTGCAAGGCCGAGAACCGGACGCCGCCGGGCGTCTCGTACAACGTCGTTCTGGAACGGGAGACGGGGACGTACCCGAACGTCACCCGGACGAACGTCCCCCGGCCGTGCATGCAGTGTGAGAATCCGCCCTGCGTGCAGGTGTGTCCGGTCAGCGCGACCTACAAGATGGACAACGGCGTCGTGAACATCGACTACGACCGCTGTATCGGCTGCCGGTACTGCATGGTCGCGTGCCCGTACGACGCGCGCTACTTCGACTTCGGGGAGAACTACGACGACGAGGTCGAGGGCAGCGGCGAGATCACGAGCCCCGAGTACGGGGTCGACCGGGGGCCACGCGAGGACGGCGAGTCCCCGATCGGGAACGTCCGCAAGTGTACCTTCTGTCACCACCGCCTCGAACGCGGCGAGGAGCCGGCCTGCGTCGAGACCTGCGTCGGCGACGCCCGCTACATGGGGAACCTCGACGACCCCGACAGCGAGGTGTCCGAACTCGCCTCGTCCTCGCGTGCGACCCAGCTAAAAGAGAAGGAGGGCACCGACCCGAACGTCTACTACCTCAAGTGA
- the nrfD gene encoding NrfD/PsrC family molybdoenzyme membrane anchor subunit, translating into MATETRTRTVGLAGNRLRIGWYALLVVALAIGAYGGYLRLTEGLAATNLTSTVPWGAWVAFYIYFVGLSAGAFLVSTLSNVFDVEGMHEIEREALFVAIVSMVVALTFVLVDLGRMDRLWHPFAWRQPLSVLSWEVHAYVLYVAVLMGELYFSMRRDLVATSEDDDGIRGRLAGLLTLGRTDTSADALETDRTWLKRLGIVGIPLAIVFVHGGTGNLFAVAAARSYWFSALFPVIFITSAVVSGMALVALLYVLRGALGGRSIDTPLLERMAALLAGFILVDASLKVLEAFVGLYSLHPGHVESWLTIMTGEMWWSFWIVMVGMGWILPLVLLSRRDWRRRPGVVAAAGASVVLGVIGTRFNIVVPAQIEPALYGLPTGYYVPSTPEWLLSLGVVALGVLVYTVGAELLPLVPRGETHD; encoded by the coding sequence ATGGCAACCGAAACACGCACACGGACGGTCGGGCTGGCGGGGAATCGACTCCGGATCGGCTGGTACGCGCTGCTGGTCGTGGCGCTCGCGATCGGCGCGTACGGCGGCTACCTGCGGCTCACCGAGGGACTCGCCGCGACCAACCTCACGAGCACGGTGCCGTGGGGCGCGTGGGTCGCCTTCTACATCTACTTCGTCGGCCTCTCGGCGGGGGCGTTCCTCGTGAGCACGCTCTCGAACGTCTTCGACGTCGAGGGGATGCACGAGATCGAACGCGAGGCGCTGTTCGTCGCCATCGTCTCGATGGTGGTCGCGCTGACGTTCGTCCTCGTCGACCTCGGCCGGATGGACCGGCTCTGGCACCCGTTCGCGTGGCGCCAGCCGCTGTCGGTCCTCTCGTGGGAGGTCCACGCCTACGTCCTCTACGTGGCGGTCCTGATGGGCGAACTGTACTTCTCGATGCGCCGCGACCTCGTCGCGACGAGCGAGGACGACGACGGCATTCGGGGACGGCTCGCCGGCCTGCTCACGCTCGGCCGGACGGACACGAGCGCCGACGCGCTCGAAACCGACCGGACGTGGCTGAAACGGCTCGGCATCGTCGGCATCCCGCTGGCGATCGTCTTCGTCCACGGCGGCACCGGCAACCTGTTCGCCGTCGCCGCCGCGCGCAGCTACTGGTTCAGCGCGCTGTTCCCGGTGATCTTCATCACCTCGGCGGTCGTCAGCGGCATGGCGCTCGTCGCCCTGCTGTACGTCCTCCGGGGCGCGCTCGGGGGGCGGTCGATCGATACGCCCCTGCTCGAACGGATGGCCGCGCTGCTGGCGGGCTTTATCCTCGTCGACGCGTCGCTGAAGGTCCTCGAGGCGTTCGTCGGACTCTACAGCCTCCACCCCGGCCACGTGGAGTCGTGGCTGACGATCATGACCGGCGAGATGTGGTGGTCGTTCTGGATCGTGATGGTCGGGATGGGATGGATTCTCCCGCTCGTACTGTTGTCCCGGCGCGACTGGCGCCGCCGGCCGGGGGTCGTCGCCGCCGCGGGGGCGAGCGTCGTCCTCGGCGTGATCGGCACGCGCTTCAACATCGTCGTGCCGGCCCAGATCGAACCCGCGCTGTACGGCCTCCCGACGGGCTACTACGTCCCGTCGACGCCGGAGTGGCTGCTCTCGCTCGGCGTCGTCGCGCTCGGCGTGCTCGTCTACACGGTCGGCGCGGAACTGCTGCCCCTCGTCCCGCGGGGTGAGACACATGACTGA
- a CDS encoding molybdopterin-dependent oxidoreductase: protein MTDSNTMDTDTNADTTDGGIERRDFVKAVGGLGALSIGGGLASAGAPVDLDEAFGDDPHGVGTDYGDYEASDVLYTTCGQCNTFCPIKVRLADESGTGEYSSLVRKLAGNPYSFLNTQPFSQVPYASDPEAVATGDLEGTGDVDTSRWSLSGGRMCLKGQAGIQTAFDSYRVRKPMKRVGPRGSGEWKTISWEQAIEEIVEGDDELGHPGIRDLWAYAPEDEVMADWEAVQNGDLSRSEFDAKYEDVLIDTDYPELGPEANRIVDVGGFRRNFIRARLWSQGLGSINSMHHAGTCGFSSVLGNVRSYDATKKRQYPDVENCEYLLVWGTNPMVANKGPTWLAPKLTNAIEDGMRMDVVDPRLSKTAEKADKWVPVDPGADAALAMGMARWIVEHNRHDLEYLRNPSEAAAGDDDEPTWTDATHLVLVDEEAGPKARAADLGLAEGEDGDEFAVIDAATGEPALASETDEAVLDVDTTVDGSRVKSAWALYRERVFEYSLEEYADMAGVEVDHVVDLADEFTSHGKRAAIMQYRGPSKHSNGFYNTRAIATLQHLIGNYDWKGGQITPYAGFATMSGRYELGAVPDGYQPWGLPLVRAGTNYEDTPLFERDDGYPAKRPWFPVAPPYAVQEIYASAQDEYPYSIGALFIRPYSENHVMAASGGDKIPEALTDEDAIELLVASDTVIGETSKYADYLLPEPTYLERWENFGTYPNKRLADEKVSQPTVKVVPDARPFEDVLIDMWKRMDLPGVGEDAIVDAEGETWPLHAAEDFYLKLVANIAYDRDPVPDADDEELAVFRQAHEKGLGEHFDLDRWRSAVGDEEWPKVVTVLNRGGRFEEPVADYEEAFAEHGHDYDYAERYGERSNAYDGEHMRYKLGSRVDFYSEVVPKGKHSYTGERFDPLPKVDDVRHYDDSVQVPVVSDEEPERPLQLINWKPRTQGMTRTHNSPWLRETRPQNPLWINPADAEPRGIENGDAIAIDAGRRTVEATAMVTQGIRPGVVGTMWGWGRAGDGATTETIDGSTREPADRDGHTPYEFDTPMREKAGYAKGRDAGFAVNHLQPLDAALGDIGMSDLVGGSNAQYDAYVEVEPVSER from the coding sequence ATGACTGACTCGAACACGATGGATACGGACACGAACGCGGACACGACTGACGGCGGAATCGAACGCCGCGACTTCGTCAAGGCGGTCGGCGGCCTCGGCGCGCTCTCGATCGGCGGCGGCCTCGCGAGCGCGGGCGCGCCGGTCGACCTCGACGAGGCCTTCGGCGACGACCCACACGGCGTCGGCACCGACTACGGCGACTACGAGGCATCGGACGTCCTCTACACGACCTGCGGGCAGTGTAACACGTTCTGCCCGATCAAGGTTCGGCTGGCCGACGAGAGCGGCACCGGCGAGTACAGTTCGCTCGTACGCAAACTCGCGGGCAACCCGTACTCGTTTCTCAACACCCAGCCGTTCTCCCAGGTGCCGTACGCCAGCGACCCCGAAGCCGTCGCCACCGGCGATCTGGAGGGCACCGGCGACGTGGACACGTCGCGGTGGTCGCTGTCGGGCGGCCGGATGTGCCTGAAAGGGCAGGCCGGCATCCAGACGGCCTTCGACAGCTACCGGGTGCGCAAGCCCATGAAGCGCGTCGGCCCGCGCGGGAGCGGCGAGTGGAAGACCATCTCCTGGGAGCAGGCGATCGAGGAGATCGTCGAGGGCGACGACGAACTCGGCCACCCCGGCATCCGCGACCTGTGGGCCTACGCCCCCGAAGACGAGGTCATGGCCGACTGGGAGGCCGTCCAGAACGGCGACCTGTCCAGATCCGAGTTCGACGCGAAGTACGAGGACGTCCTCATCGACACCGACTACCCCGAACTGGGTCCGGAGGCAAACCGGATCGTCGACGTCGGCGGGTTCCGCCGCAACTTCATCCGGGCGCGGCTCTGGTCGCAGGGGCTCGGCTCGATCAACAGCATGCACCACGCCGGGACCTGTGGCTTCTCCAGCGTGCTCGGCAACGTCCGCTCGTACGACGCCACCAAGAAGCGCCAGTACCCCGACGTCGAGAACTGCGAGTACCTCCTCGTGTGGGGGACCAACCCGATGGTCGCGAACAAGGGGCCGACGTGGCTCGCCCCGAAGCTGACGAACGCGATCGAGGACGGGATGCGGATGGACGTCGTCGACCCGCGGCTGTCGAAGACCGCCGAGAAGGCCGACAAGTGGGTGCCGGTCGATCCCGGCGCCGACGCCGCGCTCGCGATGGGCATGGCCCGGTGGATCGTCGAGCACAACCGCCACGACCTGGAGTACCTCCGGAACCCCTCGGAGGCGGCCGCCGGCGACGACGACGAGCCGACGTGGACCGACGCAACCCACCTCGTCCTGGTCGACGAGGAGGCCGGTCCGAAGGCCCGCGCCGCGGACCTCGGCCTCGCGGAGGGCGAAGACGGCGACGAGTTCGCCGTGATCGACGCGGCCACGGGCGAGCCCGCCCTCGCCAGCGAGACCGACGAGGCCGTCCTCGACGTCGACACGACGGTCGACGGGAGCCGGGTCAAGAGCGCGTGGGCGCTGTACAGAGAGCGGGTGTTCGAGTACAGCCTCGAGGAGTACGCCGACATGGCCGGCGTCGAGGTCGACCACGTCGTCGACCTCGCCGACGAGTTCACCAGCCACGGCAAGCGGGCGGCGATCATGCAGTACCGCGGCCCGTCGAAGCACTCGAACGGCTTCTACAACACCCGCGCGATCGCCACCCTCCAGCACCTGATCGGCAACTACGACTGGAAGGGCGGCCAGATCACCCCCTACGCCGGCTTCGCGACGATGAGCGGGCGCTACGAACTGGGCGCCGTCCCCGACGGCTACCAGCCGTGGGGGCTGCCGCTGGTCCGGGCGGGCACCAACTACGAGGACACCCCGCTGTTCGAGCGCGACGACGGGTACCCCGCCAAGCGGCCGTGGTTCCCCGTCGCGCCGCCGTACGCGGTCCAGGAGATCTACGCCAGCGCGCAAGACGAGTACCCCTACTCGATCGGCGCGCTGTTCATCCGGCCGTACTCGGAGAACCACGTCATGGCGGCTTCGGGCGGCGACAAGATCCCGGAGGCGCTGACCGACGAGGACGCAATCGAGCTGCTGGTCGCCTCCGACACCGTCATCGGGGAGACGAGCAAGTACGCCGACTACCTCCTGCCCGAGCCGACGTACCTCGAACGCTGGGAGAACTTCGGCACCTACCCGAACAAGCGGCTGGCCGACGAGAAGGTCAGCCAGCCGACGGTGAAGGTGGTGCCCGACGCCAGGCCGTTCGAGGACGTGCTGATCGACATGTGGAAGCGCATGGACCTGCCCGGCGTCGGCGAGGACGCCATCGTGGACGCGGAGGGGGAGACCTGGCCGCTGCACGCCGCCGAGGACTTCTACCTCAAGCTGGTGGCGAACATCGCCTACGACCGCGATCCGGTGCCCGACGCCGACGACGAGGAACTGGCGGTGTTCCGGCAGGCCCACGAGAAGGGGCTGGGCGAGCACTTCGACCTCGATCGCTGGAGGTCCGCCGTCGGAGACGAGGAGTGGCCGAAGGTGGTCACCGTGCTCAACCGCGGCGGGCGCTTCGAGGAGCCGGTCGCGGACTACGAGGAGGCGTTCGCCGAGCACGGCCACGACTACGACTACGCCGAGCGGTACGGTGAGCGCTCGAACGCCTACGACGGCGAGCACATGCGGTACAAGCTGGGTTCGCGGGTCGACTTCTACAGCGAGGTCGTTCCCAAGGGGAAACACTCCTACACGGGCGAGCGGTTCGATCCGCTGCCGAAGGTCGACGACGTGCGCCACTACGACGACTCCGTGCAGGTGCCCGTCGTCTCCGACGAGGAGCCCGAGCGGCCGCTCCAGCTCATAAACTGGAAGCCGCGCACTCAGGGGATGACCCGGACGCACAACAGCCCGTGGCTGCGCGAGACCCGCCCCCAGAACCCGCTGTGGATCAACCCGGCGGACGCCGAACCGCGGGGCATCGAGAACGGCGACGCGATAGCGATCGACGCCGGCCGCCGCACCGTCGAGGCGACCGCGATGGTGACCCAGGGCATCCGCCCGGGCGTCGTCGGCACCATGTGGGGCTGGGGTCGTGCCGGTGACGGCGCGACGACCGAGACGATCGACGGGTCGACCCGCGAGCCGGCGGACCGCGACGGCCACACCCCGTACGAGTTCGACACGCCGATGCGCGAGAAGGCCGGCTACGCGAAGGGACGCGACGCCGGGTTCGCCGTCAACCACCTCCAGCCGCTCGACGCGGCGCTGGGCGACATCGGCATGAGCGACCTCGTGGGCGGCAGCAACGCCCAGTACGACGCCTACGTCGAGGTCGAACCGGTGAGCGAGCGATGA
- a CDS encoding TorD/DmsD family molecular chaperone translates to MSATGRNSAEPADGDVARARSDLYGLLAAAFDGDIDVLAAALRDGSLVDVAAALPVDLDASALDCEDVDEEALSIAYDNRFVVPGSRYVPPFASAHRGAPSASFESDSRFRDGNEAGELLGDPAARMSALYERAGFRPEHGDFPDHVAAQFEFLAATAAEEARRAARGDEEGAATLRDLQRETLSQLGWLDAFHEAVEDVDDEGVFAALVALARTAAAWHARDVGASTR, encoded by the coding sequence ATGAGCGCGACCGGGCGGAACTCGGCGGAACCCGCGGACGGCGACGTCGCCCGCGCCCGCTCGGACCTGTACGGACTGCTCGCGGCCGCGTTCGACGGCGATATCGACGTGCTCGCGGCCGCGCTACGGGACGGTTCGCTCGTCGACGTCGCGGCGGCGCTGCCGGTCGACCTCGACGCGAGCGCGCTCGACTGCGAGGACGTCGACGAGGAGGCCCTGTCGATCGCCTACGACAACCGCTTCGTCGTCCCGGGGTCGCGGTACGTCCCGCCGTTCGCGTCCGCCCACCGCGGGGCGCCGTCGGCGTCGTTCGAGTCCGACTCCCGGTTCCGCGACGGGAACGAGGCCGGCGAGTTGCTCGGCGACCCCGCCGCGAGGATGTCCGCCCTGTACGAGCGGGCGGGCTTTCGCCCGGAGCACGGCGACTTCCCCGACCACGTCGCCGCCCAGTTCGAGTTCCTCGCGGCGACCGCGGCCGAGGAGGCGCGACGGGCCGCACGCGGCGACGAGGAGGGCGCCGCGACCCTCCGGGACCTCCAGCGCGAGACGCTGTCACAGCTCGGCTGGCTCGACGCGTTCCACGAGGCCGTCGAAGACGTCGACGACGAGGGCGTCTTCGCCGCGCTGGTCGCCCTCGCGCGCACCGCGGCGGCCTGGCACGCCCGCGACGTCGGGGCGTCCACGCGGTAG
- a CDS encoding class I SAM-dependent methyltransferase, translating into MRRFSADYLTRTREGMWADSREALAPLALDSRERVLDVGCGTGELSRVLAAESPGEVVGCDADPALLASAREAVPVVAGDATRLPFADDAFDLVVCQALLINLPDPAAAVREFARVSADLVAAIEPDNGAVRVDSTVAREAALERRARRAYLDGVETDVTLGADAREAFAAAGVDLVGTRRYDHDRTVEPPYDERALAAARRKATGAGLADDRETMLRGELTEDGYDDLRSAWREMGRAVIDQMGDREYRRREVVPFYVTAGRVPE; encoded by the coding sequence GTGCGCCGGTTCTCCGCCGACTACCTGACGCGAACCCGCGAGGGGATGTGGGCCGACTCCCGCGAGGCGCTGGCCCCGCTCGCGCTCGACTCCCGCGAGCGGGTGCTCGACGTCGGCTGCGGGACGGGCGAGTTGAGCCGCGTGCTCGCCGCGGAGTCGCCGGGCGAGGTCGTCGGCTGCGACGCCGACCCGGCCCTGCTCGCCAGCGCCCGCGAGGCCGTCCCGGTCGTCGCGGGCGACGCGACGCGCCTGCCGTTCGCCGACGACGCGTTCGACCTCGTCGTCTGTCAGGCGCTGCTGATCAACCTGCCCGACCCGGCCGCCGCGGTCCGGGAGTTCGCCCGCGTCTCCGCGGACCTCGTCGCGGCGATCGAACCGGACAACGGCGCCGTCCGGGTCGATTCGACCGTCGCCCGCGAGGCCGCCCTCGAACGGCGGGCGCGGCGGGCCTACCTCGACGGCGTCGAGACGGACGTCACCCTCGGCGCCGACGCCCGCGAGGCGTTCGCCGCGGCGGGCGTCGACCTCGTCGGGACGCGACGGTACGACCACGACCGGACGGTCGAACCGCCGTACGACGAGCGCGCGCTGGCGGCCGCCCGCCGGAAGGCGACGGGCGCGGGGCTTGCCGACGACCGCGAGACGATGCTCCGGGGCGAGTTGACCGAGGATGGGTACGACGACCTCCGGAGTGCCTGGCGCGAGATGGGCCGGGCGGTGATCGACCAGATGGGCGACCGCGAGTACCGCCGCCGGGAGGTGGTGCCGTTCTACGTGACGGCCGGGCGCGTTCCGGAGTGA
- a CDS encoding DUF7095 family protein, with translation MSGFDREAAVDRLEAIVETVAAEQLPVPVREVWTYGDVALGLDPVERLDVYLTKDVLLRDAPDREAEFVDSHGVKGVGKSVRADWADEHPEYLRANANGHAAPERCLAAHLLEGDEPVHLEVCNASFEDNVGQRLRGARLREDYTRLLDPRGVCLWVDGTRSDEAFRKLREGAFALPTLPAALEMLGMDADEAETAAEEFRAWRDGREGTTVRGDVV, from the coding sequence ATGAGCGGATTCGACCGCGAGGCGGCCGTCGACCGGCTCGAAGCGATCGTCGAGACGGTCGCGGCAGAGCAGCTTCCCGTCCCCGTCCGCGAGGTGTGGACCTACGGCGACGTCGCCCTCGGACTCGACCCCGTCGAGCGCCTCGACGTCTACCTCACCAAGGACGTGCTGTTGCGCGACGCGCCCGACCGCGAGGCGGAGTTCGTCGACTCCCACGGCGTGAAAGGCGTCGGCAAGTCCGTCCGGGCCGACTGGGCCGACGAACACCCCGAGTACCTGCGCGCGAACGCGAACGGCCACGCCGCCCCCGAGCGGTGTCTGGCCGCCCACCTCCTCGAAGGGGACGAGCCGGTCCACCTCGAGGTCTGCAACGCCTCCTTCGAGGACAACGTCGGCCAGCGCCTGCGCGGCGCGCGACTGCGCGAGGACTACACCCGACTGCTCGACCCCCGGGGCGTCTGTCTCTGGGTCGACGGCACCCGCAGCGACGAGGCGTTCCGAAAGCTCCGCGAGGGCGCGTTCGCCCTGCCGACGCTGCCGGCGGCCCTCGAGATGCTCGGGATGGACGCCGACGAGGCCGAGACCGCCGCCGAGGAGTTCCGCGCCTGGCGCGACGGCCGGGAGGGCACGACGGTCCGCGGGGACGTGGTCTGA
- a CDS encoding CPBP family intramembrane glutamic endopeptidase, translated as MTTAVDGRKVGLFLALAFGISWTSAVGLYLSGTALASIRGTVLVVLAFMWAPAIAAIVVQRGYGDGGSVRAGCGLARGRLRWVALAWVAPVGLLAATIGVGLAVPGVSLTTDYAGFLVDLGLPPEQIEESMALLDSLPVPPVVLFVAQGLVAGLTINALAALGEELGWRGLLLTELAPLGFWRLSGLTGLVWGIWHAPIILQGHNFPEAPVAGVVAMTVWTVAASPVFTYLTVRARSVLAATFFHGTFNAVGWFSLLYLAGAGSLLVAPVGAAGVGAAVLATAVCVAHDRYVAADPITTGEPLSPWARD; from the coding sequence ATGACGACGGCCGTCGACGGTCGGAAGGTGGGGCTGTTTCTCGCTCTCGCGTTCGGCATCTCGTGGACGAGCGCGGTCGGACTGTATCTCTCCGGGACGGCCCTCGCGTCGATTCGGGGGACCGTCCTCGTCGTCCTCGCGTTCATGTGGGCGCCGGCGATCGCCGCGATCGTCGTCCAGCGGGGGTACGGGGACGGGGGGTCCGTCCGCGCCGGGTGCGGCCTCGCGCGCGGCCGCCTCCGGTGGGTCGCCCTCGCGTGGGTGGCCCCCGTGGGACTGCTCGCGGCGACGATCGGCGTCGGCCTCGCCGTCCCCGGCGTCTCGCTGACGACCGATTACGCGGGGTTCCTCGTCGACCTCGGCCTCCCGCCCGAGCAGATCGAGGAGTCGATGGCCCTCCTCGACTCGCTGCCGGTTCCGCCGGTCGTCCTCTTCGTCGCGCAAGGGCTCGTGGCGGGGCTGACGATCAACGCGCTTGCGGCCCTCGGGGAGGAACTCGGCTGGCGGGGGCTGTTGCTGACGGAACTCGCTCCCCTCGGATTCTGGCGGCTCTCGGGGCTTACGGGCCTCGTCTGGGGCATCTGGCACGCGCCGATCATCCTCCAGGGGCACAACTTCCCCGAGGCGCCTGTCGCCGGCGTCGTCGCCATGACCGTCTGGACCGTCGCCGCCTCGCCCGTCTTCACCTACCTGACCGTCCGCGCCCGGTCGGTCCTCGCGGCGACGTTCTTCCACGGGACGTTCAACGCCGTCGGCTGGTTCTCGCTGCTCTACCTCGCCGGCGCCGGCAGCCTCCTGGTCGCGCCCGTCGGCGCCGCCGGCGTCGGCGCCGCGGTCCTCGCGACCGCCGTCTGCGTCGCCCACGACAGGTACGTCGCCGCCGACCCGATCACGACCGGCGAACCGCTCTCGCCGTGGGCGCGGGACTGA